In Helicobacter mastomyrinus, the sequence GGGATTAAATCCTCTATTTCAATCGCATCATAATCTTCCTCAATTTGTGTACGTCTTTTGGAGCTAAATTTTTCCTTTACTTCTAAAAGCTCCTCTTTAATGATACTCTTTAACTTTTCTTCACTTTTGAGGATAGATTCTAAATAGGCAATTTGTGCTTGGAGCTGTGCGTATTCCTCATTAATCTTATCTCGCTCTAAGCCTGTAAGGCGTTGAAGACGCATTTCAAGTATGGCTTTTGCCTGCAATTCACTTAAATTAAATTTACTCACTAGCGCCACTTTAGCATCTTCAGTATCTTTTGAAGAGCGAATAGTCTTAATCACTTCATCGATATTATCAAGGGCGATGATAAGCCCCTCCAAAATATGCGCCCTTGCTTTTGCCTTTTCTAGCTCAAAGATGCTGCGGCGGATAATAATCGTCTTGCGATGGGCAATAAAAATCTGCAAAAGCTCAAGGAGATTAAAAATCTTTGGCTCTTTATTATTGATCGCAAGGAGGATAATGCCAAAGGTGCTTTCCATCGTTGTGGATTTAAAAAGATTATTGAGCACAATCTCACTCATCGCATCGCGTTTGAGTTCAATAACTACCCTAATGCCTTCTCTATCACTCTCATCGCGCACTTCTGCAATGCCATCAATGACCTTTTCTTTTGCTAATTCAGAAATTTGCTCTACAAGCTTTGCTTTATTCACTTGATAGGGCACTTCATCAATCACAATCACATCTTTTGTCTTTGTTTTTTCAATATGCACTTTTGCCCGCACTCGTATGCGCCCCCTGCCCGTACGATACGCCTCTAAGATACCGGATTTGCCATATATAATGCCACCTGTTGGGAAATCTGGTCCCTGCACTATATCAAGCACATCTTCGACATCTTGCGTATTATTATCAATCACAAAAATAAGTGCATCGATTATTTCATCAATGCGATGTGGTGGGATAGAGGTCGCCATACCCACTGCAATACCACTTGAGCCATTTACAAGCAGATTTGGGAATCTTGTAGGCAGCACATCGGGTTCATTGAGCGTATTATCATAATTTGGCACAAACTCCACCGTGTCCTTATCAATATCACGGAGCATTTCCTCGCTTGCAGCTGTCATTCGAGCCTCTGTATAACGCATAGCCGCTGCACTATCGCCATCAATAGAGCCAAAGTTCCCCTGTCCATCGACAAGCTCAAGCCGCATAGAGAAATCTTGCGCCATACGCACAAGCGCGTCATATACTGCTGTATCGCCGTGCGGGTGGTATTTACCAATTACATCACCCACAATTCTTGCACTTTTTTTATAAGGGCGGCGAGGCGAGAGACTAAGCTCATTCATCGCATACAGAATCCTCCTATGCACAGGCTTTAAGCCATCTTTTGCATCAGGTAACGCCCTCCCTACAATCACACTCATTGAATAATCAAGATAACTCTCTTTAATAGAATCATCAATTTTTATGTCTATACTTTTATCTTCTAGTAGGCTTTCCATCGTCGCTCCCATAGTTTTCTAAAGGCTTTATTTTAGCCTATATTGTTTGAAAAAAGACTTATTTTAAAGCAAGAATTGTATAATCACAGACCTTAAGAAATGGATTTGTTTTATGGAATATATAGAAAAAGTCATTCTCCTTTGCTTGATGGGATTTTTTGCTGCTATTACGCCCGGTCCTGATATTTTGCTTACTTTGAAAGTAACGCTTCGTTTTGGTATCTTGCAAGGATTCAAAGTGTTATTGGGTATCGCAAGTGGCTGGATTGTGTATCTAGGCATTATTTACCTAGGATTAGTCCATTGGCTCAATACCTCCATAATGCAGTTTTGCCTAAGCTTTATTGGTGGAAGCTATTTGCTCTATCTAGGCTTTATAATACTTAGCTCCACCCCTCAAACTTATGCTTTAGAATCTGCAGATTCTATCCGCAAAGATGGCTTTTGGCAGGGCTTAATCCTTAATCTCTCCAACCCAAAGGCGATTTTATTTTTCATATTTTTAGTTACGCCATTTATCAATGAAGACATAAAAATAGGTTTAATCGCTCTATGGTGCTCGCTTTTTAGTGCTTTTGTGTGCGTTATCATCTGCGGGAGTGTGGCTCGAGCATATATCAATGCACGTATGTTTATGATAATAGATAGAATCTGTGGGATTTGCTTTGTATGCTTTGCGTGGCTTTTATTCTTTGAATGTGGGGAGCTGGGTGTGAGGCTTTTTGTCCATTAATCACTATTAACTCCTACAAAAGCAATGCAAATCACTTAGCTCAATTTGCTATTTACTTTTGTGAAAGCATTTCAATACAGAATTGTGTTTGCTAACTAAATAAAATCCATAGTTTAAGCTTTTGCGTTAAGATAGCAAACTTAAAATAAAAGGATAGGATATGGGCTATAAACGCGTGTTAGTAAAGTTTTCAGGCGAGGCATTATCGGGTAATAGCGGGTTTGGCATTGATGTGAAAATATTAGAATATATCGCAGGTGAGATTAAAACGCTTGTAGATAATGGCGTGGAAGTAGGTATTGTCATCGGCGGAGGTAATATCATACGTGGTGTATCCGCCGCACAAGGAGGCATTATCCGCCGCACAAGCGGAGATTATATGGGTATGCTTGCCACGGTGATTAATGCAGTGGCTATGCAGGAGGCTTTAGAATATTTAGGCGTAGATGTGCGGGTGCAAAGTGCCATAGAAATCAAAGAAGTGTGTGAAAGCTATATTTATCGCCGTGCTATAAGACATTTAGAGAAGGGACGTGTAGTGGTGTTTGGCTCTGGCACGGGGAATCCATTCTTTACTACCGATAGTGCAGCGACTTTACGTGCGGTGGAAATCGGGGCAGATGTGATTATCAAGGCGACAAAGGTTGATGGTGTTTATGATAAAGATCCACATAAATTTAGCGATGCAAAAATGCTTGAAAGTATTAGCTATGATGAGGCATTGCGCGATCATATTAAGGTGATGGACGATACTGCTATTGCATTGGCTAAGGATAATAAATTGCCGATTTTGGTATGCAATATGTTTAAAAAAGGTAATTTGCTTGATTTAGTGAAGTTTGATAAAGGCATTTGCTCCGTTGTCAAATAGTCTAAAGCAAAATCAAATAAAAAACACGATAGAATCTACAATATTTAATATATTTCTCAAAAAAGTAAAGGATAGCTATGGATACATTACGGACAGAAGAAATTGCTGCAAAAGCTCTTAAAAGGGTGCAAGATGATAGATACATACTTGCAAGCCTTATTTTTGAGCGTGTGAAAGAACTAGGAAATGGTGCAAAACCTTTGGTAGATATGGATATTAAACTCCATAAATTACCTGATATTGCTATGCGCGAAATTGCTGAAGGCAAGATAGAGCTTAGTTCTATTGAGGATAGAAACTAGGGAGAACTTTTGGATTTTTTTGCCCAAATAGCTCAAATTAACGATATAGAATCTGCTATCGCTAGACTTCAATCACTTACAAATATTACGCCTAAAGTGCAAAAAGCCATTGATATGGCAATACAAGCACATCAAGGACAGCTTCGTATAAGTGGAATACCCTATGTGATACACCCATTGTGCGTGGCGTGTATTGTGGCATTCTATGGTGGTGATGAAACAATGCTTTGTGCAGCATTATTACACGATGTAGTAGAGGATACATTATGCTCGCTTGAAGACATAAGGGCAGAATTTGATTGGGACGTGGGACATTTGGTCGATGCACTAACCAAAATCGTAGAGATTCGCAATGAGGAGCTAAGCCATAATCCTAATGATAAGCTTACTGCCTCTGCCCTAAGCTTCCGCAAAATGCTGCTTGCCTCCATAAAAGATATTCGCGCTCTTGTGATTAAGATTAGCGATAGAATGCATAATATGCTCACCCTTGATGCCCTCCCTCCACATAAGCAAAAACGTATCGCAGAAGAAACACTTATGGTATATGCCCCAATCGCTCATAGATTAGGAATCTCTTCGCTTAAAAATGAGCTAGAAGATAGAAGTTTTTTTTATATCTTCCCTAAAGATTACCAAAAAATCGATTCATATATTAGAGAAAATAATCAATCTATTACGCTAAAACTCAATGAATTTACTCAAAAAATTACAACAATTTTATTGCAAAATGGCTTTACACAAAAGGATTTTAGCATTGAAAGTCGCGTGAAACGTTATTACTCTATTTTTCTTAAAATGCAGCGTAAGGGTGTGAGTATCGATGAGATTCTTGATTTGCTCGCTGTTAGAATCATCGTGCCTACAAACTTAGAATGTTATAAAGTATTAGGGCTTTTACATTTGCAGCTAAAGCCTGTGATCTCACGTCTTAAGGATTATATCGCTATTCCTAAAGAAAATGGCTATCAAACAATCCATACGACGATTTTTGAGGGAGCAAGTATCTATGAAGTGCAGATTCGCACTTTTGATATGCATAAATCTGCACAATATGGTGTAGCAGCGCATTGGAAATACAAAAGCGGAGGTATTGAGCCAAATTTAGAATGGCTCAATAATTTGCAATACCAAAATGACACCATTGAGGAGTTTTATGAACTCGCAAAGAATGATTTATATAAAGAAGATATGGTGGTATTTTCTCCTGCGGGAGATATTTATAATCTCCCCGTGCGTGCAGTGGCACTTGATTTTGCTTATGCGGTGCATAGTGATATAGGCGATAATGCCAAAGAAGCCTTTATCAATCATCAAAAAGCCTCCTTACTCCAGCCCCTTAAAAATGGTGATATTGTGCGTATTGTGGTATCTCAAGATGGAGAAAAGCTTAGCCCACGCTGCACGTGGATTGATGCGGTGAAGACTTCTAAAGCAAAAAACCATATACGGATTCAATGCCAGACAAAGCTTAAAGAAATTGATAAAAAAGTAGCACTTCATATCTTACAAACCATTTTTGATAGTTCATTGCAGACTATCAAAACCTATCTTAAAGAGAATAAATTAGATTCTCATATCCATAGAGCCGCCTCGGATTTGGTATTTCTAAAAGAAGTAAAAAATA encodes:
- the gyrA gene encoding DNA topoisomerase (ATP-hydrolyzing) subunit A: MESLLEDKSIDIKIDDSIKESYLDYSMSVIVGRALPDAKDGLKPVHRRILYAMNELSLSPRRPYKKSARIVGDVIGKYHPHGDTAVYDALVRMAQDFSMRLELVDGQGNFGSIDGDSAAAMRYTEARMTAASEEMLRDIDKDTVEFVPNYDNTLNEPDVLPTRFPNLLVNGSSGIAVGMATSIPPHRIDEIIDALIFVIDNNTQDVEDVLDIVQGPDFPTGGIIYGKSGILEAYRTGRGRIRVRAKVHIEKTKTKDVIVIDEVPYQVNKAKLVEQISELAKEKVIDGIAEVRDESDREGIRVVIELKRDAMSEIVLNNLFKSTTMESTFGIILLAINNKEPKIFNLLELLQIFIAHRKTIIIRRSIFELEKAKARAHILEGLIIALDNIDEVIKTIRSSKDTEDAKVALVSKFNLSELQAKAILEMRLQRLTGLERDKINEEYAQLQAQIAYLESILKSEEKLKSIIKEELLEVKEKFSSKRRTQIEEDYDAIEIEDLIPNEKVVVTMSHRGYVKRVLLKTYEKQNRGGKGKISGNTHDDDFIESFFVANTHDTIMFVTNKGQLYWLKVYKIPEAGRTAIGKAVVNLINLQADEKIMATITTTDFNADKSLVFFTKNGIVKRTNLKEYGNIRSVGVRAINLDENDELVTAHIIDSNVKELFIATYKGMCIRFSVNELREIGRVSRGVSGIKFKASEDYVIAATTITSDTDKLLTVSERGIGKQTLAGEYRLQSRAGKGVIVQKLTPKTGNLVSVVNINDENADLMVLTSSGKMIRVDTEAIREAGRNTSGVKIVNVGNDKVAYANVCPKEQQEDEANNEEGQILS
- a CDS encoding LysE family translocator; the protein is MEYIEKVILLCLMGFFAAITPGPDILLTLKVTLRFGILQGFKVLLGIASGWIVYLGIIYLGLVHWLNTSIMQFCLSFIGGSYLLYLGFIILSSTPQTYALESADSIRKDGFWQGLILNLSNPKAILFFIFLVTPFINEDIKIGLIALWCSLFSAFVCVIICGSVARAYINARMFMIIDRICGICFVCFAWLLFFECGELGVRLFVH
- the pyrH gene encoding UMP kinase; the encoded protein is MGYKRVLVKFSGEALSGNSGFGIDVKILEYIAGEIKTLVDNGVEVGIVIGGGNIIRGVSAAQGGIIRRTSGDYMGMLATVINAVAMQEALEYLGVDVRVQSAIEIKEVCESYIYRRAIRHLEKGRVVVFGSGTGNPFFTTDSAATLRAVEIGADVIIKATKVDGVYDKDPHKFSDAKMLESISYDEALRDHIKVMDDTAIALAKDNKLPILVCNMFKKGNLLDLVKFDKGICSVVK
- a CDS encoding DNA-directed RNA polymerase subunit omega, whose product is MDTLRTEEIAAKALKRVQDDRYILASLIFERVKELGNGAKPLVDMDIKLHKLPDIAMREIAEGKIELSSIEDRN
- a CDS encoding RelA/SpoT family protein, which gives rise to MDFFAQIAQINDIESAIARLQSLTNITPKVQKAIDMAIQAHQGQLRISGIPYVIHPLCVACIVAFYGGDETMLCAALLHDVVEDTLCSLEDIRAEFDWDVGHLVDALTKIVEIRNEELSHNPNDKLTASALSFRKMLLASIKDIRALVIKISDRMHNMLTLDALPPHKQKRIAEETLMVYAPIAHRLGISSLKNELEDRSFFYIFPKDYQKIDSYIRENNQSITLKLNEFTQKITTILLQNGFTQKDFSIESRVKRYYSIFLKMQRKGVSIDEILDLLAVRIIVPTNLECYKVLGLLHLQLKPVISRLKDYIAIPKENGYQTIHTTIFEGASIYEVQIRTFDMHKSAQYGVAAHWKYKSGGIEPNLEWLNNLQYQNDTIEEFYELAKNDLYKEDMVVFSPAGDIYNLPVRAVALDFAYAVHSDIGDNAKEAFINHQKASLLQPLKNGDIVRIVVSQDGEKLSPRCTWIDAVKTSKAKNHIRIQCQTKLKEIDKKVALHILQTIFDSSLQTIKTYLKENKLDSHIHRAASDLVFLKEVKNSIRENFAREANFLGKIKINMLKLKPLVFDNIIVQTNRNINEVIFDYCCHPKYGDNILAIKTAQKAYIHHKMCERALNEIEQGSEMLFVQWANEQKTTYKVIVALENQRGVLAQLCGILAKYDCNIVSVDYDVLNRQFSTYCEICFESKTNDVKELKDLLYKRYKIIALSNLKDAYSS